In Lolium rigidum isolate FL_2022 chromosome 3, APGP_CSIRO_Lrig_0.1, whole genome shotgun sequence, the genomic window aactaggactactccgacgtcaagcgttggcccgtggactatagagtccccttcgatctacgcttccgctatgtatttgtgatgtgtgttgaaacaatagttcaactattattgtaatattggatcatgtgatctatttgtaagacgactatgatatgtaatgaatgatgacttatgatactcaactgttatgtctcgcaacaacaatattcctgggattgcgatgtatggcataacaggcatctggacttaaaaatccgggtgttgacaagttggtatcagagccattgtttgaccttaggagaccctaagttagaatggacgtctgaaaaacctagtttcaaaaaaaccaatgaagtgaatatttgtgaaaacttattctcactcttatccttgaaatcttttcaaaagtagaattccatgctctacttttccttgaaattctacctaaaattttgcacacttgatcactttagtagaactcacacctacgcaagagagcactagtatgagtttgtatcaggattccccttgtatcgtagagcgatgaatggttcttaaaaccaacggtgtgttagctttgtaatgtgtgatgtttggtatgaatgaaaaagtgttgttggttgtaccccctcaacactactcaagtttggaacttttcaaattttatctcaaacaaaccatagaaattccccccttatcttatgatctacctcattgttcggatggcccctcctacccgcaacaaccccgtgcccaagccaaccagatgcacattaagcacgccaagatgactgacaccatcaacatccttgcaatggagcgcaaggcacttcgtcatcagcacgccaagaaggaccacctcattgctcgtctccgcgtgaggatagcaaccctggagcagctcatcccaatacccaaccatgcccccagagacaagtccactgtgacttgctatgcatgtggtgttactggtcattactctaaaaagtgcccgatgaaagccgccaacaatgccccaaggactggaagcaatgctgtacccattgcccaaaaggacaagtcaacggtaacctgctatgaatgtggaactgtgggtcattactccaatgagtgccccaagaagcttgccaagattgccgccaacaccgctgcccctgctcagcaacagcgccgcttcgcagcccaaaggaaccagaacaaccgcaacggccgcctctaccacatgaatgccgcAGAAGCACGAGAAGCCCCtcgaggccatgccaagtatgttttcccgtTAAACAAactgctcaatctttcttaggaacctaacttttcttaaaatctcgggacgagatttgtttaaggggaagggtttgtaacatcccaaaaatttcaaaacaaacaaaatgaatttccctagttccaaattttggaaccaacaaaaactttgattaaattaagttgatccatagagatcttgtttaattattgtgctattgccatgattgcttgttttaaattagtttttgaaataatcttaaaccctaaacctcacattccTTTTTATCATCCTAGTTAAAATTAAATAAAAGGAagtaaataagaaaaatgcatatgtgcctatggctataattataaatctttaccctagaactttccactttgtttagaggtttggaaaaccttcacaacccttacctagtacttatcaaacctaattcaagttgtttccaaagaaaataaaaagaaactaaaaatgccatggaggcatatgagagtaaaatgcaaatttgtgaatttgaggatcttgaccctaagacttgtggagaatggttggatcactcctatataccatttcaacactcaacaatatcaaatgggccaagaacaatcaaattaaaaatcaaatgccacatatgcataggggcatatgtgccacatagccatttccccaaatcttgacctatgcacttctaccttgactaaatggtgtgaaaccatatctaaacctaatctaacactaaattaaccctaacccatgcccaagtaaagcaaggtgaacaatttacaaaaataataaaatttgacacatcacctcttatgtgttatggccaattttgcaaatctttgagctagaccttttggaatggtttcaatggttgggaaatgtttctaaactactaagaatcacatttgagtcaagaaatatcaaataaattggagagaaatcaaatggtgaggaattcccaatttcactcacatacacataaggccaattttgcaaatcttcaccaaaggccaccattgcttgatctcttgcttgtagaatgtttgtatatgataaacaaacacaattgcatcaaagaaacccaaatcaaagcaaagaagaattcaaatgcaacttatatatgataatggtcatttggccattttatattatcttacccactttgagctcttctattaagagattcttaaaccaaaccctaacaactctttgcacctcatccaagacctcatcaagatgagcaactttgatgttgaccaccttgACCAGATCTTTGACCATTGCTTAATTTAGTCaagccaagtggcaacattgaaacagattctagattccctccacttttcgaaattttcacaaaccatctccaaaacccaaaccaagaccaccaatgtGTGTAAAATCTTATTTAGAACACAATCATGCAGCAAAGTGGTCAAAATTACATACAAGAGAAGTCAATGGCTTGAGATAGAGAAGTATACATAGAGTAATATGGAAGTACAACCACTATGCAACCACTATTCACCacctcaccctctctctcttgtgATCATCCACAAGTACATTGTACCTCTGACCACTCTCAATGACCTCATCTAGCCTTGTCATGATCACCTTGACACAAGGACACTCCATGTCATTGCATATGTCACACACCTTTTTGACTTTGATCATTTGTGCACACTCTAGACCCCTCTCACCTTGCCCACCATGTCTCCTAGACTCACCTCACCCCACTTAAGCTTGCAGCACCTTGGTACACAAGAAATTTAGGCACAAAGCatcaatgccatgccatgccactccaaatgacatcacatgccaacccttgtcctcctccctctctagtcaccctcaccttgtcaaataaTCTTCACTCACCTCACTGACCCCCACCATGCCAAGGTTGACCTCAGGAGAGGCATAGCATAGCCCATGTcacaccatgccactcacatgctcaccaccatgcacccacCTGCCCTGACtattttccctctctctcaccttgtcacACACATCACTCTTGACCCATTACCACTGCTAGACATCACCATAGGACAAGGAGAGCAAGTGGTGGACTAAAACCATCCATGCCAAGTACTTGGTCACCAGCCCGTGGACACCTCCCTCTCCTCGCATGCACACCGCGTTCCAGCACGTCACCCTGCGCCACCAGCTCCCTCTTGGTCCCGCACCACCGACGGACACGGCCGTTGGCCCGCGCGCGCCCGggacgacgccacgacgcgacgtccttgaaggacgccgacgtcggcatTGACCCCGTGCTCCCTGCACACGACGCCATCAACCGCGCCACTACTCACGCGTCATCACCTACCCATGAGCTCACCTCCCGACGCAGCAGCGGTGCCGAAGACGCCCGTGCCCTCCGTGCACCGTGACGTCGTGGCCATGCCGACCACGTCGCGCCCCGCGCCTCCAGCCGCTATATAAACTCCCCGCGCCTCTGGACttcaccacaccatcccacagcatcctcccctccctcctagcaccgctcctctcgccctcctcgcagctcaccggcgtccacaagctcgccggcgaccacaccaaaagccgcccagatttttgccaccatagcctccaacacctataccaaagttgtagcccttggaaagagctttccaacgcacctaaccCCGCCTCAATCCGAGCTACGAAGTGAAAGATACGgcccccgcaaggttgcagaatcgcgaggtaggcgatgaaccagcgccgtccgatcccgatccagcgcaccgcgtgcgtcgcctgcacccgacgtgcatccgccatgcatgcgtggcccaggccacagctgggccggcccaacttcttcccgcccccgtttgaattcaaattttgtttaattctttttcatttaaattgctatcagatgctttgctagaaatcaaatatctccaaatATACTAGGCCATTTTTAGTGAacttcatatggttggaaagctcatgaaattatctatccaatgccactagattcaaaccaatagctgttgtagaattaaagtagaaaaataaacaagacatagacttttctgacttagaataattattaaaaatcaacccttttgaattttgaggtgattccacctctcataattcacatttcacaaactctaattgtttatgtaaaaatatgatatgggttctgtacatgatcatgggctagatgcagaatattggctatgtagtcaatactagcccatttaaactatttcaaattttaggaatttaaatctatgaggtgtagcacctcatttaaatcattctcacaagtgatatgaagtaatgtgttgacctttaaatgcttaggctcatacttgctctattgtagaatttaaatcaacatagtatttaaatggcaaaggttatttaaaacacatgagatgatgaatctcatttaaatcacttttctcaaatactaagtgtgaagtgttgaccttggtcaacatgggagcacccctggttatttgagaagattaaatcttaagaagattcaatgagaggaaattatttctccaaaccaaagagaaaccctaatttcaactttcaatgagaggaaattattctcctaatgttaaataaagaaaccctagcataatttgagaataaatgttaagtagtgatgctagatcctttgtgtgagccaataaggctaattaagactacttaagtgttgtttggtgattgtatcctcgtattcgtttatagacgctagtaccggggactatcaagaggaagaggtcttctaccaagaggaagagcaagagaactttgatcacatcaccaaccaaggcaagctattaccaatgcaagctagactaatgcaagttataatgttgcaagctaacactcttgcaaagtcccaagtgcaaagctctacaagagcaaggcaccatccccatttatttttatgtccaataaacctatcccatgtttttaccttgcaattattttgcttattgttttttttcaaagcttacttttgatttatgattcacttaggctagaatagaacaagagcatcaaatttagcctaaagcaaacaaagctagatagcacccctcatgactagtggctattgctaaataaataaaagtgactactctagttgggatctTGTGAAATGaaaggactttgaaaaccttggaatgatgagtcattctattgaaatattttgaaggtgaatatgacttgtgaatgacttggtgaattttacgaaaactgatggttgggttcggatgcgataccattccaatttacaagtacccccacaatacctgattatgggtagggcttaactcggaagtttatgtgtcttagtatgggttccctctaaacaagcgtcatcggggttatgccgaaagctgcctccacaacaaaagaaacgacgttaaagatgaggtgaatgtccggcccaagccccgtgcggttcccgggttgacgatcggtcttcactcgggaggccaagctcatggggagaggtacctatactaggatatgtaagtaaaaggttatggttgatgatccgcgtactgagttacgattattcagggttaccccgacggatgtaatcaaaagttgtggcacaagcgtacaacctctgcagagtgtaaacctattcgaatagccgcgtccacggttaaggacggttggaaaggccatactgttccgtcatcagaccattttcacaaaatgtgacatatgacttgtgatttttgcatttgaaaggtgactgttgaatttgacttgaattacaacaaatgttgtgggaatgacactaatgttcccacttgagttagttagcacctgaaaggtcttgatttcaaatacttgtgaactaaaattggctttatgcaaaagaaactagagcttagcaccccctcaccagaaatgttcgtacttacattagtattagtttgcgagtactttaaagtactcactggctgtgtccccggctattcaaatggccggactatgaagaggagcaacgagtatgaagaggatggacagcaggacgtctacgacaactaggactactcctgacgtcaagcgttgtcctgtggactatagagtccccttcgatctacgcttccgctatgtatttgtgatgtgtgttgaaacaatagttcaactattattgtaatattggatcatgtgatctatttgtaagacgactatgatatgtaatgaatgatgacttatgatactcaactgttatgtctcgcaacaacaatattcctgggattgcgatgtatggcatagcaggcacctggacttaaaaatccgggtgttgacatcagTGAGCTGAGCTTTAGGTATCTACATATAACAACAGAAACTGTTGACTGCTCAGACTACTATCCACAGTTGTGTCGCAGATATCGACGGAACTTAGCAACAGTAGGTGTTGGATGTTCAAACTATTGTCTACGGCTGCTGCAGCCATGAATGCAGCTCATTTGGCGCACATCATATTAGTATATGTTTGCTATTGCCATCCGATTCCGTGAGATGGCACCGTCAATAGTTTTTTGTGTGTATTTGTACAGACTTCTTCACAAATGTAATGAATATGTTAAAGGCTATCTTTTGTTTCCCCTATCTCTATACGACCTCTAATTTCGTGATAAGTCGATGTGATAAAGGGTTATACCGTCCATCTATTTTCTTTTTAGTTTTGCTTCTTCGGTTACAACTTATTTGGGCAGCGAGAAAAGGCGAAACATGATCGTTGTGCAACCGTAAAGTAAGACTGAAAAAAGCGGGAGCTTCATGAAACTAATACGAGCCTAATATGAACAAATTAGTTCAAATGGTTCAGAAAAGAGGAACATACCAGGTGGTAGCACAACACCTCAATTCGTCTTCCTGTACTTTTTGTGTACGGCCTACTAGCTTAAATCAGCTTCCACGCCTTTTTATCCGATGCCATCGCTTGCCACTGAGCACCTCCTTTCTACCTCTTACCTTGAGGCTCAGTGACAAAATCAGTGCTCCCAAAGAGATAGATCTTGATCCGAAACAAAATCCTATCGCTGCATGTTCCAGCAGAATGAAACTTCAGTTGATTTGAACAAACAAAAAGAATAAATCTGAGCATGCTGCAAGATCTAAAGACAGAGCATTCAGAGCATGCTTACCTATTTAGATAACCAACACGTCCTCCGCGTCCGCGATCTTGCTCACCGCATCCGCCTGATGCATCCCACACGGACGGGTGTAGCACGGGCAGGGATACGCATGCAGAGATGACCGGGAAGAGGATAAGCCAGACCCGATGTCGCCGCGTCATCGGCGACCCCGCGACACACCTTCTGCCCGCCCAGTCCCTTCATACCCCTTCCGGCTGCCAGCTCCTCTTCCCTCCCGGCCAAAAAAAAGCTCATAACAGCAAAATCCAGTGGCGCAGCGCAGGTGGCTAAGATCGAAAATGCCAATCCGGCGTAGCCTCCCGGACCGATCTGCTTTCTTTCCATGTTGACTGCAAGCGACGGTGATCAAGTTTGCTCAACATTTCACAGGCTCTAACCTTGCTATTTTTTCCCCTTCGAAGCATCCTCTGGAGATGAAGACAGATGTAGGTGACAGCCTGACAGCTACTCTCCACCGATCAACTCACCCACGCAAACcaccttttttgtttttctgtagaAGCACTGCCTCTTATCTGTTGCTCGCAGCCCACCAGTAATACTAAGTTACGGCCTAGATGGGCCGTAAAGTGGTCCGGCTCATGTCTTCGAATTACATACTTAATTGCACGATtctggaaaagaaaagaaataacatCTACCTTTTTTTGACAGAAAAAAAACATTTACATGTTCCAGCCATAGATTACACATGTTTGTTTAGCAAATTTTGAAAGAAATCTACAGCACCCATTTGCTCACTCTTAGCATTCAGATTTTTTTCCTTCAAAATATCTTCTCTTAATAATACTACCATATATGTTGTGAATTTGAGTTTGCCAATTATCTACAAAAGCAGATGTACAGATTAACAAAAGTAAAACAGCTTAATGATACAGCAGATGATGCCACAATGACCCAGCAGACGGTGCCACTGAATCCAGATACGAGGCCGTATGTCTCCTTTATTCTCCACGTCTATCTATTTATTGCTATCATTTTGGATCTCCTTTTTACACCTTTAATTTTACACGGACATCACTTCAACAGTAGCCATCACTAATAAGATTGGGCTTACATATATTCTTCAGATCCATACCAAAATATACAGACTAAGCAAGAGATAATGCCACAACACTACAAGGCACAACTTTAGTTCCCTAAATAGAAACACCTCAAGGAGGATGTCCTTACAGACCCCCGCCTTCTTCTGCCAGCCCCAACACAACTCCGTCCGCTACTCGCGTGGATCCTATTGCAAAGATCCATCCTCCGAGGAGGAAGCCAGTGGTAGGTGAcaacagctccatccactcttttTTTCGCTGAAGCAACGCACGGGCCACTCACTGACTCTCCCCTCCGCCGGCTTCCTTATTTCGGACAACAACAACCCATCGAGCGGTGCCACAATACAATCTAAATGGGCCTTGCAAAGCTCATGTAGATCTGCACTTCTGGCCCTCCCGACAGCAGATTCCCTGCCGCTTAGCCAATCCTTCACCGAGCCCACGCCGACGCCATTCCCGGCGAGGTGTACATCAGGCGGTCTTCGTTGACATCGCGCCAACATCCCTTACTGATATTGCCATGGATCTCACAAATTTCCTAAACATGACGAGAAAATAGTTTCTTCTGTTCTCTGCTTAATTTCCCACTGATTATGTGGGTACATATTTTGATACTCTAACATGTATTGATACACTATATATCTTAGTTTGTCTTCTCTTTTCAAAAGTTCAGCTCAGATGGTAATACTAGGATATCCAAATTGACAAGTGAACTCCACCAAATTCATTTCAGCAAGCTTTAAGAAATCTAATCAGTTATCTCATACAAGAAGTAAGTAGATTCCACAAAAATATCGATAAGATCTAATATATCATCAGCAGATATTATTTATAACTCCTAAAgtcttatgtcatacagtaaaACAATCACTTATACCGAATAGCCCCATCTAGCCTCCCCCTCTCGAAGTATTCAACAATCCACCAACAAAAACTACACCTCCCACACCCTAGACAGcatgggcgcggcgtgcgccgcgccgcaaACTTCCTAGTACTATATATAAAAGCTAACCATGTTTGCTCTCACCACAACGTTTTGATGGTTGCAGCAGGTTTTCCTCCATTCAACTGATGACACGTATGCTGATTCTTCCATTCCCATTCAAGTGGTGACACCTATGCTGATTTGCTGATTTTACTGTAGATGGTTCTTAGCTTTCCCTTTTGTCTTTGAGGGTTAGTTCCTCTAACCGGTTCCCGTTGGTTATTTCTCTTTTTTCACATCGCCTGTGGCCTTGATTGCTTGTGCCATGAACAACTCTTTTTTACGTTTTCTTTCAGATTATTTTAGAAAAACAATAGTTATTTTCTAttgattttgaattttttttgcaaaaattcatTGACAGAAATATTCAATTTTTGAAGTGATTTTTCGCTTTTTTTAGTCGATGAAAATAATATATTTTTCTTCTGGTATCTCTGAAAAAATTGCTCCGTCGTATGTTACATCTTTTAGCTGGTGTGTGTTGTCCTGGCTCCGGCACCTGCAGTTATTGTGCAGTGCTACTCGGCATACTACTTTGTTCTTTCCATCATCCTACAATCATCCGGTGTTTTCTGTCCACACAATACCGCGATGAACCGTGCCAATGAACTGTGTTTTTAGTCGTTTCATTATTTTCAGTGCAAATATCGTTGGTCAACCTTACCTCTAGCATTAATTTGCGGAAGACATGCTAGATCGTATGTTGTCCTTTTATCCGGTCCGGTTGCTACGACAAAAATGATGTTGCCTACTTTAAGAAATTGCTCAACAGTTTGTCGATTCTTTTAATCGGGAAACATATTAAATTGTTGGATCGTTCATCGTCTCTTTTATCTGATAATAGTAATATTTCATATTTTTAAAGTTTCTAGTGGTTATTTTGTTTTCGGTACAAAGCGGTGTTGACCTACCTATCTTTTAGCCGTAATTTGAAAAAAGCTAGATTGTATGTCGCCCCTTTATTTAAAAACATACTATTGTCTTACTCTGGAAACAAATAGCTGGATCGGTCATCGTCAGTACTTAAAATAACCATTTACCATGCAAAAATTACCGTCTACAGAAAAATTACCATGCTATATGTCGCCTCTTTTACCCACTATATATAAAAGCTAACCATGTTTGCTCTCACCACAACGTTTTGATGGTTGCAGCAGGTTTTCCTCCATTCAACTGATGACGACACGTATGCTGATTCTTCcatcccacggtatgattgctgcacccccatggagctctcacagcgctttggattttcggccgtccgatcgaactaacgtggcgcgatctcggccgtcgttccgtccagggcgctgaggccctcgCACGAACCCgcattttatccatgggtcacgaAAAGCCCCGCTCGGCCCGATCTCTCGCTCCCAATCGTCTCGCGCGTCTCCTCCTACCAATCCCCTACCGTCCTCCTCCCCCCAATCCCGTTCTGCCCagcgccgctccacctcctaGGCCGCCAcccgcccttctcctcctcccaggCCTCGTCTCCCCACCTCGCCGGCAGATCTCCTCCATGCATCCGTCGAGGAGCTGATGGCGAGATCAAGGGAGggcggatggcggcggcgaccggaggCGCTGAGCGTGGCCAGAGACGGGCCGACGCGGGCCGGATCCGCGACgaccggaggcggcggtggcggcggcgaccggagccgcctggcgcggccagagacgGGCCGGCGCTAGGCcgatccgcggcggcggcggccttccccGTCCTCGGCCATCGCCCCACCGCTCGTGCTCTCCTGCTCCCTTatctcctctccctcttcctctagtgTAGATGAACTCACGCCTGCGTCTCCCTCCCAAACccgcaggcgccgccgccgccgccgccggagagctcGAGCTGCTCGTCCCGCGGGCCGCGGGCATGGACCGCCACGAGCTGGGCGGCGCGGGAGCCGTCGAGATCGAGAAGGCGCCGCGCGAGGCCGGGGCGGACATGGAGTCGGAGCCggccgcggcgcgcgcggcggagcGCGTCCCGCCGTGGCGCGAGCAGCTGACGGCCCGCGGCCTGGTGGCGGCGCTGCTCATCGGCGTCGTCTACACCGTCATCGTCATGAAGCTCAGCCTCACCACGGGGATCGTGCCCACGCTCAACGTCTCCGCCGCGCTGCTCGCCTTCCTCGCGCTCCGCGGATGGACGCACGTGCTCCACCGACTCGGCATTGCCTCACGCCCCTTCACGCGACAGGAGAACACCGTCGTCCAGACCTGCATCGTCGCCTGCTACACCATCGGATTCGGCGGTAAGccgcccgcctccccctcccATCGAACTAACCGATTAGTATTTCTTTCCCCATTCGAGCACACCAGGCCGCCATTGCGTTAATTAGTTTCCGAATCTCGATTAATTCGCTCATTAATCCATGCCTTGCAGGCGGGTTCGGGTCCTTCTTGCTGGGGCTGGACAAGAAGACCTACGAGCTGGCCGGGGCCAGCACGCCGGGGAATGTGCCGGGGAGCTACAAGGACCCCGGCATCGGATGGATGATGggcttcctcctcgccgtcagCTTCGTCGGCCTCCTCACCTTGCTCCCCCTCAGAAAGGTACGTAAGATTCCATTCCCACACTTTCCCCACCCTTCACCTCTGATCTTTCCATGTCCTACTATTCGTCAGCGTTTACCAGTTGACGATTTGAGCCGCACTTACTGAATTTTTCTGGGCCGGGGTTTTCTTGCCGTTACTGTCCGAAAAGTACTCAAACTTTGGCATCAGTCGGAAGATCGTTCCATCACTGGAACCATTGTTTTCTCCTCTTCTCACTTGTATCAGTGCGTGACGCTACGGTGCACTGCTGACATAACCTGGTCTAGATTTAGTTATTGCAGTGTTGATCAGAAACACCTTTTACTACTCTACAAGTGATCTAATAGTCGCAATCCGTCTTTTAAGTTAACTGGTGTTTGGTGAAACTAAATACTACTCGTTTCCAGGTGCTCGTCATCGACTATAAACTAACCTATCCAAGTGGGACTGCGACTGCCGTGCTCATAAACGGCTTCCACACACCTCAAGGAGATAAGAATGCAAAGTATGCTCTCTTTTCTTATTTTACCTGCATATAAAAGGCATGCTCTTTTATTCCAGCAACGTGCGCTCATGAAATTGAATTGCTCAACGTTTTAGGAAATGAAACAATGACCTCAACTGACTCAAAAGTTTCACCTTTACAACAGGAAGCAGGTCCTGGGCTTCCTCAAGTACTTTGGGATCAGCTTCTTctggagctttttccagtggttctACACCGGCGGCGACTTCTGCGGATTCATGCAGTTCCCCACATTTGGGCTGAAGGCTTGGAAACAATCGTACTGTCTATGAATTTTTCACAAAACTTAAGTTCAAGTTTCAGCAGTTGAAATGCATCACAGAGTTCACCGTTTAACCCTCCATAATTCCATGGCCAGATTCTTCTTCGACTTCAGTCTGACCTATGTTGGCGCCGGGATGATCTGTTCGCACCTCGTCAACCTTTCTCTCCTCTTTGGCGCTGTTCTGTCTTATGGAGTAATGTGGCCGCTCATGAAGAAACAGGAGGGGAATTGGTACTCGGCAAAGGCGTCTGCCAGCAGCATGACAGGCCTCTACGGTTACAAGGTATGTTCCTGAATTCACCTCTTCTAATTAAGGCTATTGTGATCCCTTGCGGCTATTGTCGGTTTAATTACGCTCATGTTCTTGGCTGTATAGGGGCGGTTGCTTATTAGAATTCGTCCATGTAGGCTCTGAATTTGGGCTTGGGTTTCGTTTTAATCTACAAGTGATATAAGAGACAGTCAAGTTT contains:
- the LOC124703000 gene encoding probable metal-nicotianamine transporter YSL16 isoform X6, with amino-acid sequence MDRHELGGAGAVEIEKAPREAGADMESEPAAARAAERVPPWREQLTARGLVAALLIGVVYTVIVMKLSLTTGIVPTLNVSAALLAFLALRGWTHVLHRLGIASRPFTRQENTVVQTCIVACYTIGFGGGFGSFLLGLDKKTYELAGASTPGNVPGSYKDPGIGWMMGFLLAVSFVGLLTLLPLRKVLVIDYKLTYPSGTATAVLINGFHTPQGDKNAKKQVLGFLKYFGISFFWSFFQWFYTGGDFCGFMQFPTFGLKAWKQSFFFDFSLTYVGAGMICSHLVNLSLLFGAVLSYGVMWPLMKKQEGNWYSAKASASSMTGLYGYKVLYWKKSCLICQI